The Chitinophaga pinensis DSM 2588 region ATCTCCGGCTTTCCCGTGGATTCAAAATATCTATCAATAACCTGCTGATCACGCGGAGTATTGAAATGAGCCTGTTCATCATTTCCGAAATCATTCTGCGACAGGGAGATTATGTGGTAGTCGGTGCGCCCAGTTATTTTGCCGCCAATATGATCTTCCAGAAATCCAGCAACCGGGTATTAACTATACCTACTGATGATGAAGGACTGAATACTGACGCCCTGGAAGAATTATGCAATAAACATCTTATCAGACTGGTATATGTTACCCCACAGCATCACTATCCTACTACGGTTAGTTTAAGCGCCCGGAGACGTATGGCCTTGTTACAACTGTCAAAGAAATTTGGATTTGTCATTGTGGAAGATGATCATGATTATGACTTTCACTATGACAAACAACCACTACTCCCACTGGCAACAGTAGATACCGCAGGTATGGTGATCTATGTAAGTTCGTTTGGGAAGTCTCTTGCACCGGGCTTCCGTACCGGATTTGTCGTAGCGCCGGAAAATCTGATGGTAGAAATGCGTAAATACCTGGGTATCATAGACCGTCAGGGAGATGTGATGATCGAGCAGGCTTTAGGAGAAATGATTGAAGAAGGCGCTATTCAGCGGCATATGAAACGATCCCTGAAGATCTACAAAGAACGCAGGGATTATATGTCTGAATTGCTGGAAAAACACCTCGGCGAATGGCTCTCCTTTCAGAAGCCCACGGGTGGACTCGCCTTCTGGCTCTCTTTCCGGCAACCGGTTAACCTGATGCGGCTAAAAAAACTGTGTGAGAAAAATAATCTCTTTATTCCGAGAACACTGCTTTATCAGAATAAAGACGTAACTGCTTTGCGGATTGGTTTCGGGCATCTGGATCAGGAAGAAATGAATAAAACGGTGGATATTCTGAGGCAGTCGATAAGCGAGTTATAAATGTCGCTGTAATTTGATCGTAAAAGGGTCAGACTATACTTACTCAACGTTAGCGCTACGATAAAAAGGGAGCATTAACGGAGAGTAAGTATAGTCTGAGTATAGATATTCAACTATCTTCTGATATCCAGTTTATCCCTATGCGCTTTGCCATTTCTGCCATATCGCTACAGGCAGTTTTTATTACAGGCGTAATCAAACAAAGGACAAAGATCATCATCTGCCGATTCAAAGTACTCCCTTGGATCAGCTCCTTTGTCGTATAGGTAATATAGTGCTTTAGCAGGTAATCTTTTTTGCTCTATTTCGAAGATCGCACATGGCAGTGACTTCCTCATTGTCAATGGGTGGGTTTAAGCATGGTTTCCCTTCAAATTTGGATTATTTAAATGTATATAACTACAATCCGACTACTACAAAACATCTACATCCCTCAGCTATTATTGGAACAAACCAACTACATCATGTAACTTGCGGCATTAT contains the following coding sequences:
- a CDS encoding PLP-dependent aminotransferase family protein, producing MNSPVEIPFKSFIQIERASHIPIYIQIANHLTQAIQSGTLLPGTKLPGARTLSELLQVHRNTITSVYEELYAQGWIDVKPNRGAVVMPRLPKIKGRTTESHGYPATTGFSFITTPLLDNPFDYAPCDYVFNDGVPDIRLTQIDDLSRLYSANMKRKSNQKKMSYYNQEGSRYFKEQLSQYLRLSRGFKISINNLLITRSIEMSLFIISEIILRQGDYVVVGAPSYFAANMIFQKSSNRVLTIPTDDEGLNTDALEELCNKHLIRLVYVTPQHHYPTTVSLSARRRMALLQLSKKFGFVIVEDDHDYDFHYDKQPLLPLATVDTAGMVIYVSSFGKSLAPGFRTGFVVAPENLMVEMRKYLGIIDRQGDVMIEQALGEMIEEGAIQRHMKRSLKIYKERRDYMSELLEKHLGEWLSFQKPTGGLAFWLSFRQPVNLMRLKKLCEKNNLFIPRTLLYQNKDVTALRIGFGHLDQEEMNKTVDILRQSISEL